In the genome of Terribacillus sp. FSL K6-0262, one region contains:
- a CDS encoding metalloregulator ArsR/SmtB family transcription factor produces MSKKDTCEVYCYDKQKVSRIQEDLKTVDILHAAQMLKAIADENRAKITYILGQDDELCVCDIANVLGITVANASHHLRTLHKQGIVKYRKEGKLAFYSLDDDHIKQIMDIALVHQNEVKVGV; encoded by the coding sequence CTGAGTAAGAAAGATACCTGTGAGGTTTATTGTTATGACAAACAAAAGGTCAGCCGTATTCAAGAAGACCTGAAGACAGTCGATATCCTCCATGCGGCTCAAATGTTAAAAGCTATTGCTGACGAAAACCGAGCTAAAATCACTTATATATTGGGTCAAGATGATGAACTTTGCGTTTGTGATATCGCTAATGTGTTGGGTATTACTGTTGCCAATGCTTCCCATCATTTGAGAACCCTTCATAAGCAAGGGATTGTCAAATATAGAAAAGAAGGCAAGTTGGCTTTCTATTCCTTAGACGATGATCATATCAAACAAATTATGGATATAGCTCTTGTTCATCAAAACGAGGTGAAGGTCGGTGTCTAA